A stretch of the Mesorhizobium sp. Pch-S genome encodes the following:
- a CDS encoding RNA-binding S4 domain-containing protein, whose product MVAEGRQRIDKWLFFARAVKSRSLAAKLAVAGRVRINRDKAAQASDLVKVGDVLTITLDGRILVWKVLGPGARRGPAEEARTLYEDMSPVPTARKEALPDAIVPLRDTGSGRPTKKERRQTDRLRDGD is encoded by the coding sequence ATGGTTGCCGAGGGTCGCCAACGCATCGACAAGTGGCTGTTCTTTGCGCGTGCGGTAAAATCGCGGTCACTGGCTGCCAAGCTGGCGGTTGCGGGCAGGGTGCGCATCAACCGCGACAAAGCAGCGCAGGCGTCCGATCTGGTCAAGGTCGGTGATGTTCTGACCATCACGCTCGATGGCCGGATCCTGGTTTGGAAAGTGTTGGGGCCAGGTGCCCGGCGCGGTCCGGCGGAAGAAGCCCGTACGCTCTACGAGGACATGTCGCCGGTGCCGACCGCCCGCAAGGAAGCGTTGCCCGACGCCATCGTGCCGCTGCGCGACACCGGCAGCGGCCGCCCGACCAAGAAGGAGAGGCGGCAAACCGATCGCCTGCGCGATGGGGATTGA